A section of the Streptomyces sp. NBC_01591 genome encodes:
- a CDS encoding DUF7455 domain-containing protein, which produces MTTVLTPASPLTAADRCDRCGAQAYLRVVLISGGELLFCAHHGRKFEPELKKIAAEIQDETDRLTAVQAQAAEEEQH; this is translated from the coding sequence GTGACTACTGTTCTGACCCCCGCGAGCCCGCTGACCGCAGCAGACCGCTGTGACCGTTGCGGCGCCCAGGCATATCTGCGCGTCGTCCTGATCAGCGGCGGTGAACTGCTCTTCTGCGCCCACCACGGTCGCAAGTTCGAGCCGGAACTCAAGAAGATCGCCGCGGAAATACAGGATGAGACGGACCGGCTCACGGCTGTGCAGGCCCAAGCCGCCGAAGAGGAACAACACTGA
- a CDS encoding DNA gyrase/topoisomerase IV subunit B, with protein sequence MTADTSVPSTALLTGADRDGSNYTARHLLVLEGLEAVRKRPGMYIGSTDSRGLMHCLWEIIDNSVDEALGGYCDHIEVILHEDNSVEVRDNGRGIPVDVEPKTGLSGVEVVMTKLHAGGKFGGGSYAASGGLHGVGASVVNALSARLDVEVDRSSATHSISFRRGVPGIFTEQGPDSPFDPANGLLKGKRVPKARTGTRVRYWADRQIFLKDAKLNLETLHQRARQTAFLVPGLTIVVRDERGLDGEGKTEETFRFDGGISEFCEYLAQDKAVCDVLRLTGQGTFKETVPVLDERGHMTATEVTRELAVDIALRWGTGYDTNLKSFVNIIATPKGGTHVTGFERSVTKTVNEALRSAKLLRVAEDDIVKDDALEGLTAVVTVRLAEPQFEGQTKEVLGTSAANRIVANVVAKELKAFLTSTKRDAKAQARAVLDKAVAAARTRIAARQHKDAQRRKTALESSSLPAKLADCRSDDVDRSELFIVEGDSALGTAKLARNSEFQALLPIRGKILNVQKASVSDMLKNAECGAIIQVIGAGSGRTFDIDAARYGKIVLLVDADVDGAHIRVLLLTLFQRYMRPMVEAGRVFAAVPPLHRIELVQPKKGQDKYIYTYSDNELRQRLLELQRKNVRYKDSIQRYKGLGEMDADQLAETTMDPRHRTLRRINIGDLEASEQVFDLLMGNEVAPRKEFITSSAATLDRSRIDV encoded by the coding sequence GTGACCGCCGATACGTCCGTGCCGTCCACTGCGCTGCTGACCGGAGCAGACCGAGACGGTTCCAACTACACCGCGCGGCATCTGCTCGTACTCGAGGGGCTCGAAGCGGTTCGCAAGCGCCCCGGGATGTACATCGGGTCCACCGACAGCCGCGGACTCATGCACTGCCTCTGGGAGATCATCGACAACTCCGTCGACGAGGCTCTGGGCGGCTACTGCGATCACATCGAGGTCATCCTCCACGAAGACAATTCCGTGGAGGTCCGGGACAACGGGCGAGGCATCCCCGTCGATGTCGAGCCCAAGACGGGCCTGTCCGGCGTCGAGGTCGTGATGACCAAGCTGCACGCCGGCGGAAAGTTCGGCGGCGGTTCGTACGCCGCGTCGGGCGGTCTGCACGGCGTCGGTGCCTCCGTCGTCAACGCGCTCTCCGCCCGGCTGGACGTCGAGGTCGACCGCAGCAGCGCGACGCACTCGATCAGCTTCCGGCGCGGAGTCCCGGGGATCTTCACCGAGCAGGGGCCGGACAGCCCCTTCGACCCGGCAAACGGCCTGCTCAAGGGCAAGCGGGTACCGAAGGCGCGCACCGGCACCAGGGTGCGTTACTGGGCGGACCGGCAGATCTTCCTCAAGGACGCCAAGCTCAATCTGGAGACGCTCCACCAGCGGGCGCGGCAGACGGCCTTCCTCGTTCCGGGCCTCACGATCGTCGTCCGTGACGAACGCGGGCTCGACGGCGAGGGCAAGACCGAGGAGACCTTCCGCTTCGACGGTGGGATCAGCGAATTCTGCGAGTACCTCGCTCAGGACAAGGCGGTCTGCGACGTCCTGCGCCTGACCGGGCAGGGCACCTTCAAGGAGACCGTGCCGGTCCTGGACGAGCGCGGTCACATGACGGCGACCGAGGTCACGCGTGAGCTCGCCGTCGACATCGCCCTGCGCTGGGGCACCGGATACGACACCAACCTCAAGTCCTTCGTCAACATCATCGCCACCCCCAAGGGCGGCACGCATGTGACCGGATTCGAGCGCTCCGTGACCAAGACGGTCAACGAGGCGCTGCGCTCCGCCAAGCTGCTCCGCGTCGCCGAGGACGACATCGTCAAGGACGACGCTCTGGAGGGCCTCACCGCAGTGGTCACCGTGCGCCTGGCCGAGCCGCAGTTCGAGGGCCAGACCAAGGAGGTGCTCGGCACCTCGGCGGCCAACCGCATCGTCGCCAATGTCGTGGCCAAGGAACTCAAGGCGTTCCTGACCTCGACGAAGCGTGACGCGAAGGCCCAGGCCAGGGCGGTCCTGGACAAGGCCGTCGCGGCTGCCCGGACCCGCATCGCGGCCCGCCAGCACAAGGACGCGCAGCGTCGCAAGACGGCGCTGGAGTCCTCCTCGCTGCCGGCGAAGCTTGCCGACTGCCGCAGCGACGACGTGGACCGCAGCGAACTCTTCATCGTCGAGGGCGACTCCGCGCTCGGTACGGCCAAGCTCGCCCGGAACAGTGAGTTCCAGGCTCTGCTGCCGATCCGGGGCAAGATCCTCAACGTCCAGAAGGCGTCCGTCTCGGACATGCTGAAGAATGCCGAGTGCGGTGCGATCATCCAGGTCATAGGAGCCGGGTCCGGACGGACCTTCGACATCGACGCGGCCCGCTACGGGAAGATCGTCCTGCTGGTGGACGCCGACGTCGACGGCGCGCACATCCGTGTCCTGCTGCTGACGCTCTTCCAGCGGTACATGCGGCCCATGGTCGAGGCCGGACGGGTCTTCGCCGCGGTGCCCCCGCTGCATCGGATCGAGTTGGTCCAGCCGAAGAAGGGCCAGGACAAGTACATCTACACGTACTCGGACAACGAGCTGCGCCAGCGGCTGCTGGAACTCCAGCGGAAGAACGTCCGGTACAAGGACTCGATCCAGCGCTACAAGGGCCTGGGCGAGATGGACGCCGACCAGCTGGCCGAGACCACGATGGATCCGCGCCACCGCACCCTGCGGAGGATCAACATCGGCGACCTGGAAGCGTCCGAGCAGGTCTTCGATCTGCTGATGGGCAATGAGGTGGCGCCGCGCAAGGAGTTCATCACCAGCTCCGCGGCCACCCTGGACCGCTCGCGCATCGACGTCTGA
- a CDS encoding DUF1453 domain-containing protein, with the protein MSGLVNVLLIGAVIAVVVVRQCSAQQISDDRRWWILPGVLLVLSLREPGLADPRHAALSTAILGAELAVGLVTGAGWAWTTRLWREADGSLWSKGTKSTVFVWAGGLALRAALYGAAALLGIYQGTAALLSALAVTLAVRGGVLMWRAGQMRPAYGDAADGMMPRPAWRDRV; encoded by the coding sequence ATGTCAGGGCTCGTCAATGTCCTGCTGATCGGCGCAGTGATCGCTGTCGTCGTCGTTCGCCAGTGCTCGGCACAGCAGATCTCGGACGACAGGCGTTGGTGGATCCTGCCGGGCGTTCTCCTCGTCCTGTCGCTGCGCGAGCCCGGACTGGCGGATCCGCGTCACGCGGCGCTGTCCACGGCGATCCTGGGCGCTGAGCTGGCGGTTGGGCTCGTGACAGGCGCCGGCTGGGCCTGGACCACCAGGCTGTGGCGCGAGGCGGACGGCTCGCTGTGGAGCAAGGGCACCAAGTCCACCGTCTTCGTCTGGGCAGGGGGACTGGCGCTGCGGGCGGCTCTCTACGGGGCTGCCGCACTGCTGGGCATATACCAGGGCACCGCGGCCCTTCTGTCTGCCCTCGCTGTGACGTTGGCGGTGCGTGGCGGTGTGCTGATGTGGCGGGCCGGGCAGATGCGTCCGGCGTACGGTGATGCCGCCGACGGGATGATGCCGAGGCCGGCATGGAGGGACCGCGTGTGA
- a CDS encoding sensor histidine kinase, giving the protein MTRTTWTSWPSWEALAGTSRTRPRKAITWSVRAGLLTAMLWGTFSGGQFGPWEIALGLVGVLGCAFASWAFFRTSLEHRLWPSLGLLALLMLAAFGAQQAGADVPAVILWCGCAIAALERLPLTAGLPATAVALGAYAAVNTDGWLSTAMSTAGLSLAGYVLRLDAEARGSAQRLLVQERAARAAEAETAALDERARIAREIHDVLAHSLSAQLVHLEAARLLIEREPAGEFRDQVLERVVAARSMAREGLVETRQALSALRGEVSPVEDFLRQLVAVDPGEVSVAGKQRTLTAEASQTVRRVAQEALTNVRKHAPGARVLVRLEYLPDEVALEVRDSGGRRPEGELSGSGSGYGLLGMRERAELMGGTLEAGHGEEGFVVSLRVPA; this is encoded by the coding sequence GTGACGCGCACGACCTGGACCAGCTGGCCGTCCTGGGAAGCCCTGGCAGGGACGAGCCGCACCCGTCCGCGAAAGGCGATCACCTGGTCCGTCCGGGCGGGACTGCTCACCGCCATGCTCTGGGGCACATTCAGCGGCGGACAGTTCGGGCCCTGGGAGATCGCGCTCGGTCTGGTGGGCGTACTGGGCTGCGCGTTCGCTTCATGGGCGTTCTTCCGGACCAGCCTGGAACACCGGCTGTGGCCGTCGCTCGGACTGCTGGCGCTGTTGATGCTGGCGGCGTTCGGGGCGCAACAGGCCGGTGCCGATGTGCCCGCGGTGATCCTGTGGTGCGGCTGCGCCATCGCTGCACTGGAGCGGTTGCCGCTCACGGCGGGCCTCCCGGCCACGGCCGTCGCACTCGGCGCGTACGCCGCCGTCAACACCGATGGCTGGCTCTCCACCGCCATGTCCACAGCAGGTCTCTCGCTGGCGGGCTATGTGCTCCGGCTGGATGCCGAGGCGCGGGGCAGTGCCCAGAGGCTCCTGGTGCAGGAGCGTGCGGCCCGCGCGGCGGAGGCGGAGACGGCCGCGCTGGACGAGCGGGCCAGGATCGCGCGGGAGATACACGATGTGCTCGCCCACAGCCTCTCCGCCCAGCTGGTGCATCTGGAGGCGGCGCGGCTGCTGATCGAGCGGGAGCCCGCGGGGGAGTTCCGGGACCAGGTACTGGAGCGGGTCGTGGCTGCGCGTTCCATGGCGCGTGAGGGGCTCGTGGAGACCCGTCAGGCTCTCTCCGCGCTCCGGGGGGAGGTGTCTCCCGTGGAGGACTTCCTGCGGCAGTTGGTGGCCGTGGATCCGGGGGAGGTCAGTGTGGCGGGGAAGCAGCGGACGCTGACGGCCGAGGCGTCGCAGACGGTCCGGAGGGTGGCGCAGGAGGCCCTGACCAATGTGCGCAAGCACGCACCGGGGGCCAGGGTTCTCGTGCGGCTGGAGTATCTGCCGGACGAAGTCGCCCTGGAGGTCAGGGATTCGGGTGGACGAAGACCCGAGGGCGAGCTGTCCGGCAGTGGCTCCGGATACGGTCTGCTCGGGATGAGGGAACGGGCCGAGCTGATGGGCGGGACGCTGGAGGCCGGCCACGGCGAGGAGGGTTTCGTGGTGAGTCTGCGGGTGCCCGCGTGA
- a CDS encoding response regulator transcription factor, with product MNARVVVADDQSVVREGIVMLLGLLPGIEVVGSAKDGEEAVALVAELAPDVVLMDLRMPRCDGAEATRRIRKDHPGTQVVVLTTFADDDSLFPALQAGARGYLTKDAGGEEIVRAIQAVLSGEVGLSPSVQRRLLERVTTGPPLPPTAPEPQLPDGLTPRELEVLVLIAEGLSNLEIARKLHISLATVKSHINNLFAKAGVRDRAQAVRYAYVRGLAQPPG from the coding sequence GTGAACGCGCGGGTCGTGGTAGCCGACGACCAGTCGGTGGTGCGTGAGGGGATCGTGATGCTGCTGGGGCTGTTGCCGGGAATCGAGGTGGTCGGATCGGCGAAGGACGGCGAGGAGGCCGTGGCGCTCGTGGCCGAACTGGCCCCCGATGTCGTTCTGATGGATCTGCGGATGCCCCGGTGCGACGGGGCGGAGGCGACACGGCGGATCCGTAAAGACCATCCAGGGACCCAGGTGGTGGTGCTCACGACATTCGCGGACGACGACTCGCTCTTCCCCGCGCTGCAGGCCGGAGCCCGCGGCTATCTCACCAAGGACGCCGGGGGCGAGGAGATCGTGCGGGCCATCCAGGCCGTACTGTCCGGCGAAGTCGGCCTCTCGCCGAGCGTGCAGCGCCGTCTGCTGGAGCGCGTGACCACGGGCCCGCCGCTGCCCCCGACGGCCCCCGAGCCGCAGTTGCCCGACGGACTGACACCACGTGAGCTGGAAGTGCTGGTGCTGATCGCGGAGGGCCTGTCCAATCTGGAGATCGCCCGCAAACTGCACATTTCGCTGGCCACCGTGAAAAGCCACATCAACAATCTCTTCGCCAAGGCTGGAGTGCGTGACCGGGCACAGGCCGTTCGCTATGCGTACGTTCGGGGCCTCGCACAGCCGCCCGGATGA
- a CDS encoding DUF485 domain-containing protein yields MRLDDPWYDVLASGWGELDGTGSFAPAGPPGPADPRRGHSAADIYLEVQRSEAFQEVRRRYRRFVAPATLAFLVWYLVYVVAAVTAPGVMARPVAGAVNVAMVAGLGQFLTTFLLTGAYARHARLRRDRAALDLRWETQEMTRGAGR; encoded by the coding sequence ATGCGACTCGACGACCCGTGGTACGACGTGCTGGCCTCCGGATGGGGCGAGCTGGACGGTACAGGGAGTTTCGCTCCCGCCGGACCACCCGGGCCCGCAGACCCGCGGCGCGGCCACAGCGCGGCCGACATCTATCTGGAGGTGCAGCGCAGCGAGGCATTCCAGGAAGTGCGCCGCCGGTACCGGCGGTTCGTCGCCCCCGCCACCCTCGCCTTCCTAGTCTGGTACCTCGTCTATGTCGTCGCCGCGGTCACCGCGCCCGGAGTGATGGCCCGCCCGGTGGCGGGGGCGGTCAATGTCGCGATGGTCGCGGGGCTCGGGCAGTTCCTCACGACCTTCCTTCTCACCGGGGCGTACGCGCGCCACGCACGGTTGCGCAGGGACCGGGCCGCACTCGATCTGCGTTGGGAGACACAGGAGATGACGCGGGGGGCCGGGCGGTGA
- a CDS encoding solute symporter family protein translates to MNGDHQTLALLLFSAFIAVTLAITTWVSRNRHGSAEEFYAGGRLFSPMENGFAIAGDYMSAASFLGISGLIALFGYDGMLYSVGFLVAWLVVLLLVAELVRNCGRFTLADVVAARMAERPVRIAAGTSSVTVSVLYLVAQMVGAGSLVALLLGGTSGAARSWTVIGVGALMVIYVSLGGMRATTWIQIVKAVLLMAGAIVLTVLVLLRFHGDFNALLNSAAERSGHGSRFLGPGLRYGGTWTARIDFISLGLALVLGTAGLPHILSRFYTVPTARAARRSVVWSIGLIGSFYLMTIALGFGAAALVGSADVRASNAAGNTAIPLLAMELGGGEGSTGGAILFAVVAAVAFATILAVVAGITLASSASVAHDLYASLRHPGAKQYSEVAVARVAAAAIGVAAIGLGLVAQDLNVAFLVGLAFAVAASANLPVLLYSLFWRNFTTRGAVWSVYGGLIPAVLLVLLSPVVSGSPASLFPGVDFQLFPLENPGLVSIPLGFLAGWVGTVTSTDPPDEAKHAETEVRALTGAGAV, encoded by the coding sequence GTGAACGGGGACCACCAGACGCTGGCGCTCCTGCTGTTCAGCGCCTTCATCGCAGTGACGCTCGCCATCACCACCTGGGTGAGCCGTAACCGCCATGGCTCGGCGGAGGAGTTCTACGCGGGCGGTCGTCTGTTCTCCCCCATGGAGAACGGTTTCGCCATCGCAGGCGACTACATGTCGGCCGCGTCGTTCCTCGGCATCTCCGGTCTGATCGCCCTCTTCGGCTACGACGGCATGCTCTATTCGGTCGGCTTCCTCGTCGCCTGGCTCGTCGTCCTGCTGCTGGTCGCCGAACTGGTGCGCAACTGCGGCCGGTTCACGCTCGCCGACGTGGTGGCGGCGCGGATGGCGGAGCGCCCGGTCCGGATCGCGGCGGGCACTTCCTCCGTCACCGTCTCCGTGCTCTATCTGGTGGCGCAGATGGTGGGTGCGGGCAGCCTGGTCGCTCTGCTCCTCGGCGGTACGAGCGGCGCCGCCCGCTCCTGGACCGTCATCGGCGTCGGGGCGCTCATGGTCATCTATGTGTCGCTCGGCGGGATGCGCGCCACCACCTGGATCCAGATCGTCAAGGCCGTTCTGCTGATGGCGGGAGCGATCGTGCTCACCGTTCTCGTCCTGCTCCGCTTCCACGGCGATTTCAACGCCCTGCTCAACTCCGCCGCCGAGCGGAGCGGGCACGGAAGCCGGTTCCTCGGGCCAGGTCTCCGGTACGGCGGAACGTGGACCGCGCGCATCGACTTCATCAGCCTGGGGCTGGCCCTGGTACTCGGTACGGCCGGGCTGCCGCACATCCTGTCGCGGTTCTACACCGTGCCCACCGCCCGTGCGGCCCGCCGTTCCGTCGTCTGGTCGATCGGACTCATCGGCAGCTTCTACCTGATGACGATCGCGCTCGGATTCGGGGCAGCCGCTCTGGTCGGTTCGGCCGATGTGCGGGCGTCCAACGCCGCGGGCAACACGGCGATCCCGCTGCTGGCCATGGAGCTCGGCGGCGGTGAGGGGTCCACCGGAGGCGCGATCCTGTTCGCCGTGGTCGCCGCAGTCGCCTTCGCGACCATCCTCGCGGTCGTCGCGGGGATCACCCTCGCCTCGTCCGCCTCCGTGGCCCATGACCTCTACGCCTCGCTCAGGCACCCGGGCGCCAAGCAGTACAGCGAGGTCGCCGTGGCCAGGGTGGCCGCGGCCGCGATCGGGGTGGCCGCCATCGGGCTCGGTCTGGTCGCCCAGGACCTGAATGTGGCGTTCCTGGTGGGACTCGCCTTCGCCGTCGCGGCCTCGGCCAACCTTCCGGTGCTCCTGTACTCCCTGTTCTGGCGGAACTTCACCACCCGGGGCGCGGTCTGGTCCGTCTACGGCGGGCTGATTCCCGCCGTGCTGCTCGTGCTGCTCTCCCCGGTTGTTTCCGGCAGCCCCGCCTCGCTCTTCCCGGGCGTCGACTTCCAGCTCTTCCCGCTGGAGAACCCCGGACTGGTCTCCATCCCCCTGGGCTTCCTGGCCGGCTGGGTCGGAACGGTCACCTCCACCGATCCGCCCGACGAAGCCAAGCACGCGGAGACCGAGGTCCGTGCACTGACCGGGGCGGGCGCGGTGTAG
- a CDS encoding DUF7342 family protein has translation MIEVLVVDDDIRVAKVNAAYVSRVPGFRVTAQAHSAAEALATIESRRVDLVLLDHYMPDRNGLAMVRELRRLGHHTDVIMVTAARDVVTVQEAMRHGALQYLVKPFTYSGLRTKLEAYAALRQTLERGGEAEQGEVDRLFGALWAAGEPDLPKGHSPTTAELVRQALRSADGPLSAQEIAESAGMSRQTAQRYLKLLERTGRVRLTLRYGETGRPEHRYTWSTGAQA, from the coding sequence GTGATCGAGGTCCTGGTCGTGGACGACGACATCCGGGTCGCGAAGGTCAATGCGGCCTATGTCTCCAGGGTGCCGGGATTCCGGGTGACCGCCCAGGCGCACTCCGCCGCCGAAGCCCTCGCCACGATCGAGAGCCGGCGCGTGGACCTGGTGCTGCTGGACCACTACATGCCCGACCGCAACGGCCTGGCCATGGTGCGGGAGCTGCGCAGGCTCGGCCACCACACCGACGTGATCATGGTGACGGCGGCGCGCGACGTCGTCACCGTGCAGGAGGCCATGCGCCACGGCGCCCTGCAGTACCTGGTGAAGCCGTTCACGTACTCGGGGCTGCGCACCAAACTGGAGGCGTACGCGGCGCTGCGCCAGACGCTGGAACGCGGCGGCGAGGCGGAACAGGGTGAGGTGGACCGGCTCTTCGGCGCCCTGTGGGCGGCGGGCGAGCCCGATCTGCCCAAGGGGCACTCACCGACCACGGCGGAACTGGTCAGGCAGGCGCTCCGGAGCGCGGACGGGCCGCTCTCCGCGCAGGAGATCGCGGAGAGCGCCGGCATGAGCAGGCAGACCGCCCAGCGCTATCTGAAGCTGCTGGAAAGGACCGGCAGGGTGCGACTGACACTGCGGTACGGCGAGACGGGGCGCCCGGAACACCGCTACACCTGGTCCACCGGCGCGCAGGCCTGA
- a CDS encoding sensor histidine kinase encodes MSAPPPTARRARRLGWPQRVFSQVLLMQLAIATGVTVLATGLFLAPLSAQLDDQAMRRALAIAQSTAAQPQITESLLATDPSPTGPVQSAAERVRRATGAEYVVVMDRRGVRWSHTDADEIGRVVSTDPSDALAGRNVMEIDSGTLGRSARGKVPLHDEAQHIVGAVSVGIAYDSVRARLVAAIPGLFAYAGGALAVGALAAYLISRRLQRQTHDLAFSDISALLTEREAMLHGIREGVVALDRTGRIRLLNDEAQRLLGLGPDAAGRPLDTVLAGRTADVLAGRVLGDDLLTVQGTRVLLANRMPTDDGGAVATLRDRTELEHLGRELDSTRGLIDALRAQDHEHANRLHTLLGLLELDMHEDAMEYVTEVVGVHRATAEQVTEKVHDPLLAALLVGKATVAAERGVALRMAPGTLLPDRLVDPRGLVTVVGNLVDNALDASAGADGALVEVGLRAEARTVVLRVRDNGPGVPPGQRESIFTEGWSTKEVPAHGKRGLGLALVRRLAERQGGSVTVDGAVDGGAEFTVVLPEALADKNLTEPDVTEPEATGSGVGPEMTESHTGIAGEAQ; translated from the coding sequence ATGAGCGCCCCACCGCCCACCGCCAGGAGAGCACGCCGGCTCGGCTGGCCGCAGCGGGTCTTCTCCCAGGTCCTGCTGATGCAGCTGGCCATCGCGACCGGCGTCACCGTGCTCGCCACCGGTCTCTTCCTGGCACCCCTCAGCGCCCAGCTCGACGACCAGGCGATGCGCCGTGCCCTGGCCATCGCGCAGAGTACGGCGGCCCAGCCGCAGATCACCGAGTCGCTGCTCGCCACGGACCCGTCCCCCACCGGACCCGTGCAGTCCGCGGCCGAGCGGGTCAGGCGCGCCACCGGCGCCGAGTACGTCGTCGTCATGGACCGGCGCGGGGTGCGCTGGTCGCACACCGACGCCGACGAGATCGGCAGGGTCGTCTCCACCGACCCGAGCGACGCGCTCGCGGGCCGGAATGTCATGGAGATCGACAGCGGGACGCTCGGCCGCTCGGCCCGCGGGAAGGTGCCGCTGCACGACGAGGCGCAGCACATCGTGGGCGCCGTCTCCGTCGGTATCGCGTACGACAGTGTCCGCGCCCGGCTCGTCGCTGCGATCCCCGGGCTGTTCGCCTACGCGGGCGGTGCGCTCGCCGTCGGGGCACTGGCCGCCTATCTGATCTCCCGACGTCTCCAGCGGCAGACCCACGACCTCGCGTTCTCCGACATCTCCGCGCTGCTGACGGAGCGCGAGGCGATGCTGCACGGCATCAGGGAAGGGGTCGTCGCACTCGACCGGACGGGCCGGATACGGCTGCTGAACGACGAGGCGCAGCGGCTGCTCGGGCTCGGCCCCGACGCCGCGGGCCGCCCGCTGGACACCGTGCTCGCGGGGCGGACGGCCGATGTGCTGGCGGGCCGGGTACTCGGCGACGATCTGCTGACGGTGCAGGGCACCCGGGTCCTGCTCGCCAACCGGATGCCGACCGACGACGGCGGCGCCGTCGCCACCCTCCGCGACCGCACCGAACTCGAACACCTCGGCCGCGAGCTCGACTCGACGCGCGGCCTGATCGACGCGCTGCGGGCCCAGGACCACGAGCACGCCAACCGGTTGCACACGCTCCTGGGGCTGCTGGAACTGGACATGCACGAGGACGCCATGGAGTACGTCACCGAGGTCGTGGGCGTCCACCGGGCAACCGCCGAGCAGGTAACCGAGAAGGTGCACGACCCGCTGCTGGCCGCGCTCCTGGTCGGCAAGGCGACAGTGGCGGCGGAGCGCGGTGTCGCACTGCGCATGGCCCCGGGGACGCTGCTCCCGGACCGGCTGGTGGACCCTCGTGGGCTGGTCACGGTCGTCGGCAACCTCGTGGACAACGCACTGGACGCGTCGGCCGGAGCGGACGGCGCTCTGGTCGAGGTGGGCCTGCGCGCGGAGGCCCGTACGGTGGTCCTGCGGGTCCGCGACAACGGCCCGGGAGTTCCGCCCGGGCAGCGTGAATCGATCTTCACGGAGGGCTGGTCGACGAAGGAAGTCCCGGCGCACGGCAAGCGCGGCCTGGGCCTCGCCCTGGTGCGGCGGCTGGCGGAACGACAGGGTGGCAGCGTCACCGTCGACGGGGCCGTGGACGGCGGCGCCGAGTTCACCGTCGTGCTGCCTGAGGCCCTTGCCGACAAGAACCTGACGGAACCGGACGTGACGGAACCGGAAGCAACTGGATCCGGAGTGGGACCGGAAATGACCGAATCGCATACCGGCATCGCGGGAGAAGCTCAGTGA
- a CDS encoding citrate synthase: MKDQAASGDGPEAMAPQRLSTREAAERLGVKPETVYAYVSRGQLSSRRAPGGRGSTFDAAEVDALARRTGRKAPSPATGDLVFRTGITLIEGDRYYFRGVDATELARQYAYEEVAEWLWTGDLRPGIRFTAPVEALAAARRAVDALPPHSGSTDRLRVAVVASATADPLRFDLSRESVLAGARSLVPTLVGALPGVAGAPSTVEGTGEQAEASGARLARQLWPKLTARPADEPSVAALDAALALLIDHDLAASTLAARVAASARAHPYAVVSAGLGVLEGPLHGAASGLAHRMLTEVLERGSAVPVVADHLRTGRRVPGLGHRLYTSEDPRARALFALLAQVPQAAAALAAARDVVTTTARHAPLHANVDLALAVLSVACGMSAEAGETVFAVSRTAGWIAHALEEYGERPLRMRPSGQYGGPRPPQPLPTATGGPPL, translated from the coding sequence ATGAAGGATCAAGCAGCGTCCGGCGACGGTCCGGAGGCAATGGCTCCGCAGCGGCTGAGCACCCGGGAGGCGGCCGAGCGTCTCGGGGTGAAGCCCGAGACGGTGTACGCGTACGTCAGTCGGGGCCAGCTGAGCAGCAGGCGCGCTCCGGGCGGACGCGGCAGCACGTTCGACGCCGCGGAGGTCGACGCGCTGGCCCGCCGGACGGGCCGCAAGGCCCCCTCCCCCGCCACCGGCGATCTGGTCTTCCGTACCGGCATCACGCTGATCGAGGGCGACCGCTACTACTTCCGTGGCGTCGACGCGACGGAGCTGGCTCGTCAGTACGCCTACGAGGAGGTCGCCGAGTGGCTCTGGACCGGTGATCTGCGGCCCGGCATCCGCTTCACGGCACCGGTCGAGGCGCTGGCCGCGGCGCGCCGGGCGGTCGACGCGCTGCCCCCGCACAGCGGCTCGACGGACCGGTTGCGCGTGGCGGTGGTCGCCTCGGCGACCGCCGATCCGCTCCGTTTCGACCTCTCGCGCGAGTCGGTGCTCGCCGGCGCGCGGAGCCTCGTTCCGACCCTGGTCGGCGCACTGCCCGGGGTCGCGGGCGCTCCGTCGACGGTTGAGGGAACCGGGGAGCAGGCGGAGGCGAGCGGCGCCCGACTGGCCCGGCAGCTGTGGCCGAAGCTCACCGCACGGCCGGCCGACGAACCGTCGGTCGCCGCGCTGGACGCCGCCCTCGCCCTGCTGATCGACCACGATCTCGCGGCGTCGACACTGGCCGCCAGGGTCGCCGCATCCGCCCGTGCCCATCCGTACGCGGTGGTCTCCGCGGGCCTCGGAGTCCTGGAGGGCCCGCTGCACGGGGCGGCGAGCGGGCTGGCGCACCGGATGCTGACCGAGGTCCTGGAGCGGGGCAGCGCGGTCCCTGTGGTCGCGGACCACCTCCGTACCGGACGCAGGGTGCCCGGGCTCGGCCACCGTCTCTACACCTCCGAGGATCCGCGGGCACGGGCGCTGTTCGCCCTGCTCGCCCAGGTGCCGCAGGCGGCCGCGGCGCTCGCCGCGGCACGCGATGTGGTCACCACGACGGCCCGGCACGCCCCCCTGCACGCCAATGTCGACCTGGCGCTCGCCGTGCTCTCGGTCGCCTGCGGCATGTCCGCGGAGGCGGGTGAGACGGTGTTCGCGGTGTCCCGCACGGCCGGCTGGATCGCCCATGCCCTGGAGGAGTACGGAGAACGGCCCCTGCGGATGCGTCCCAGCGGCCAGTACGGCGGCCCTCGTCCGCCTCAGCCGCTGCCCACCGCCACGGGTGGACCGCCGCTATAG